GCAGGGAAGGATGTCGGTATGCGCATTTCAACCAGGGTGTTCGCGTGGCTATGTGTCGGTGTCATCGGTCTGGGGCTGGAGGCCCGCGCCGATGCAGGTGGGCCGGAGTCCCGGCCCACGGTGAAGCCCCCCGCGCGGACCTGTGGTGAGGAGCTCGCCGACGAGCAGTGCACGCTGGAGGGCAGCGAGCGCCGGCAGCTGACCGCCGACATCTTCGAGTACAGCTACCACCTGCGGGTGGGGCCCGGGGCGTATGACCGCATCACCGTGCACCGCGTGGTGCGCGAGGTGGCGCAGGGCGTGCCGGCGCACACGGACGAGTCTGTCTTCCTGGTGCACGGGGACGTGTGGGGCTTCCGGGGCGCCTTCCTGGCCAGCGCCGGGAGCGAGGCGGTGCCGCGGCAGCAGTCCTTCGCCATCTTCCTGGCGCAGCAGGGTGTGGATGTGTGGGGCATCGACCTGCGCTGGGTGAACGTGCCGGCCAACGCGACGGACTTCTCCTTCATGAAGGACTGGAACCTGGGGTTGCACGCCCGGGATCTGGGCATCGGGCTGGCGCTGTCGCGATGGGTGAAAGAGGCCAACGCCACCATCAAGGGTGGGAAGACGGTGCTGCTGGGGTGGAGCCGCGGGGCGACGGTCTCCTACGCGTACCTGAATGAGGAGGCGAAGCTGTTGCCGGGCAAGCGCCGGGTGAAAGGGTTCATCCCCGTGGACATGGCCTAC
This DNA window, taken from Archangium lipolyticum, encodes the following:
- a CDS encoding alpha/beta fold hydrolase, translating into MRISTRVFAWLCVGVIGLGLEARADAGGPESRPTVKPPARTCGEELADEQCTLEGSERRQLTADIFEYSYHLRVGPGAYDRITVHRVVREVAQGVPAHTDESVFLVHGDVWGFRGAFLASAGSEAVPRQQSFAIFLAQQGVDVWGIDLRWVNVPANATDFSFMKDWNLGLHARDLGIGLALSRWVKEANATIKGGKTVLLGWSRGATVSYAYLNEEAKLLPGKRRVKGFIPVDMAYKLAPGDEAQRQAACQSYTTLAQQQASGHYEGGATGALLQALGAGAIAQPDAPSFLPGLTYRQAALTAGQATFALQNPPVIPAYHFVGGQFGADGLPTGPTWTRERFFYDFLLQASPYQSIGEQVDTLALWCGTPDVPYDDHLAQVKVPVLYVGAEGGFGHFGTYSTSLLGSTDVSFLQQQRMPAEARVMDYGHADLFLADDAKDTVWTRILDWMHSRD